One Gloeobacter morelensis MG652769 DNA window includes the following coding sequences:
- the grxC gene encoding glutaredoxin 3, protein MNPKVEIYTWQFCPYCIRAKALLKQKSVAFTEYAIDGDEAARSVMAERADGGRSVPQIFIDGKHIGGCDDLYALDRSGQLDPLLVAS, encoded by the coding sequence ATGAACCCCAAGGTTGAAATTTATACCTGGCAATTCTGTCCGTACTGCATTCGTGCGAAGGCTCTGCTCAAGCAAAAAAGTGTCGCCTTCACCGAATACGCCATCGACGGCGACGAGGCGGCGCGCTCTGTGATGGCCGAGCGCGCCGACGGCGGGCGCAGCGTGCCGCAGATATTTATCGACGGCAAGCACATCGGCGGTTGCGACGATCTATACGCACTCGATCGCTCCGGCCAGCTCGATCCGCTGCTTGTCGCTTCATGA
- the gshB gene encoding glutathione synthase yields the protein MKILFIVDPLDTLKPGHDTSVALMQAAARRGHSVWAAEVGDLQVHHHRAAAQVRTLAIHPGRTPFYTVEAVGFYPLSEADVIWMRKDPPVTAAYLWATQILDLVNAGRGDGRTTFVLNRPSGLRNDNEKLYALHFPDLVPETRVCTLRQDILDFVDIHHRAVIKPLDGKGGEGIFLLARADRNLNAIIEASTAYGTRPVMVQRYLEESRQGDKRIVLLAGEPIGALLRVPREDDVRGNMAAGGRVVKTTLNERDREICRAVGPRLVADGHYFVGIDVIGTYLTEINVTSPTGICEIDVLDGVVLEDKVVDWLVEYTRPALARNL from the coding sequence ATGAAGATTCTTTTTATCGTCGATCCGCTCGATACCCTCAAACCCGGTCACGACACTTCGGTTGCTCTGATGCAGGCCGCGGCGCGCCGCGGCCACAGCGTTTGGGCGGCGGAGGTGGGCGATTTGCAGGTCCACCACCACCGCGCCGCCGCCCAGGTGCGCACCCTGGCCATCCACCCGGGCCGCACACCGTTCTATACGGTCGAAGCCGTTGGCTTTTACCCCCTGAGCGAAGCTGACGTCATCTGGATGCGCAAAGATCCGCCGGTCACCGCCGCCTACCTCTGGGCCACGCAGATTCTCGATCTGGTCAACGCCGGCCGCGGCGACGGGCGCACGACTTTTGTGCTCAACCGGCCCTCGGGATTGCGCAACGACAATGAAAAGCTCTACGCCCTGCACTTTCCCGACCTGGTCCCCGAGACGCGGGTCTGCACCCTCCGCCAGGACATCCTCGATTTTGTCGATATCCACCACCGGGCGGTGATCAAGCCTCTAGACGGCAAGGGCGGCGAAGGAATTTTTCTGCTCGCGCGCGCCGATCGTAACCTCAACGCGATCATCGAGGCGAGCACCGCCTACGGCACCCGCCCTGTCATGGTGCAGCGCTACCTCGAAGAATCGCGCCAGGGCGACAAGCGCATCGTGCTTTTAGCCGGTGAACCGATCGGTGCTCTGTTGCGCGTGCCGCGCGAGGACGACGTGCGCGGCAACATGGCCGCCGGCGGCCGGGTGGTCAAAACCACCCTCAACGAGCGCGACCGCGAAATCTGCCGGGCGGTTGGACCCAGGCTGGTGGCCGACGGCCACTACTTTGTCGGCATCGATGTGATCGGTACTTACCTCACCGAGATCAATGTCACCAGCCCAACCGGAATCTGCGAAATCGATGTGCTGGATGGTGTAGTGTTGGAGGATAAAGTCGTCGACTGGCTGGTCGAATATACACGCCCCGCACTCGCAAGGAACCTCTAA
- a CDS encoding DUF6679 family protein, with the protein MLHRKIYQLSREGTEVWIYLRDQGRWLERTRIIEVEGDLVTVRYETEDDDEICAWEEMVRLESIGSVTRRLSSVPRGRTSASDLLISDDCPEAERIQDHRISD; encoded by the coding sequence ATGTTGCATCGCAAGATTTACCAGCTCTCCCGCGAAGGGACAGAAGTCTGGATTTACCTGCGCGATCAAGGGCGTTGGCTGGAGCGAACGCGGATCATCGAGGTCGAAGGGGATCTCGTCACCGTCCGCTACGAAACCGAAGACGACGACGAAATCTGCGCCTGGGAAGAGATGGTTCGCCTGGAGAGCATCGGCTCGGTCACCCGCCGCCTCTCCTCGGTTCCCCGGGGCCGCACCAGCGCCAGCGACCTGCTCATCTCCGACGACTGTCCCGAGGCCGAGCGCATCCAGGACCACCGCATCTCCGATTGA
- a CDS encoding HAD family hydrolase, with protein MSEKLRALLFDVDGTLADTERDGHRVAFNRAFAEAGLDWNWSVELYGELLAVTGGKERIRHFLERYHPGFEAPPDLVGFVAGLHAAKTRHYVRMLAEGGIPLRSGVERLLKEAKAAGLRLAIATTTTPDNVTALLASTLGEEGTALFECIGAGDVVPAKKPAPDIYVYVLEKMGLDPAECVAFEDSENGLRSAVDAQLTTIVTTNDYTRSHDFGGAALVVDRFGEPGEPFDLIDGEAGDAAYVDLALVRRVHSA; from the coding sequence ATGAGCGAAAAACTGCGCGCCCTACTGTTCGATGTGGACGGCACTCTGGCTGATACCGAGCGCGACGGCCACCGCGTCGCCTTCAACCGCGCCTTTGCCGAGGCCGGGCTTGACTGGAACTGGTCAGTAGAGCTGTACGGCGAACTGCTCGCCGTCACCGGCGGCAAAGAGCGCATCCGCCACTTTCTGGAGCGCTACCACCCTGGATTTGAAGCTCCCCCGGACCTGGTGGGATTTGTGGCTGGGCTGCACGCCGCCAAGACCCGCCATTACGTGCGCATGCTCGCCGAAGGCGGCATCCCGCTGCGCTCAGGGGTTGAACGCCTGCTCAAAGAAGCGAAGGCGGCCGGGTTGCGCCTGGCCATCGCCACGACCACCACGCCGGACAACGTCACTGCCCTGCTGGCGAGCACCCTCGGGGAGGAAGGGACGGCGCTGTTCGAGTGCATCGGCGCCGGGGACGTGGTACCTGCCAAAAAACCAGCTCCGGACATTTATGTCTACGTGCTCGAAAAGATGGGCCTCGACCCCGCCGAGTGCGTCGCCTTCGAAGATTCTGAAAATGGTCTGCGCTCGGCTGTGGACGCGCAGCTGACGACAATCGTCACCACCAACGACTACACCCGCAGCCACGACTTCGGCGGGGCGGCGCTGGTGGTCGATCGCTTCGGCGAACCCGGCGAGCCGTTTGACCTGATAGACGGCGAGGCAGGGGACGCCGCATACGTCGACCTTGCCCTGGTGCGCCGGGTGCATAGCGCTTAG
- a CDS encoding carotenoid oxygenase family protein codes for MTAAQDSRNSYAPADWAGGYRTLEAEQAYGIDDIEGTIPAGLAGTLFRNGPGRFERGGVSYKHPFDGDGMISAVRFAGGRAYFQNRFVRTEGFIQESAAGRILSKNVFGTLRPGGFWTNAFDFGFKNVANTGIVYHGGRLLALWEAAPPHRLDPASLETFGLDDLAGVLCGGKPFAAHPRLDPATGDLISFGVRTGLQTLLYIYRLSPDGGVRIESEHTVPGFAFVHDFALSENYWIFFQNPMALDPLPFVLGFKAAGECLRLAPGEPTRILLIPRNGGPVQTIATDPFFVFHHVNAFEREGRIVVDSIRYEEYITTQEDRDFRQTDFSRLPEGWLWRTQIDPANGRVEARPLLRRSAEFPQVHPDRVGRPYRFAFAAAVHAAGRNAPLQAIAKLDVETGQALFHSFAPSGFVSEPIFVPRPDGTAEDDGWLLAMVYDARRDRSDLWILDGRDLSCLTRLGLKHHVPYSLHGTFVPEVFVHF; via the coding sequence ATGACCGCCGCCCAGGATTCGCGAAACTCGTATGCGCCGGCCGATTGGGCCGGAGGGTACCGCACCCTTGAAGCCGAGCAGGCCTATGGGATTGACGATATCGAAGGTACGATCCCGGCCGGGCTTGCGGGCACCCTCTTTCGCAACGGCCCGGGCCGCTTCGAGCGCGGCGGGGTCTCCTACAAGCACCCGTTCGACGGCGACGGCATGATCTCGGCAGTGCGCTTCGCGGGCGGCCGGGCTTACTTTCAAAACCGCTTCGTGCGCACCGAGGGTTTTATCCAAGAATCGGCAGCCGGGCGGATTCTGAGCAAAAACGTCTTCGGCACCCTCAGGCCCGGCGGCTTCTGGACAAACGCCTTCGACTTCGGCTTCAAGAACGTCGCCAATACCGGTATCGTCTACCACGGCGGCCGGCTTCTGGCGCTTTGGGAGGCCGCTCCTCCCCACCGCCTTGACCCGGCGAGCCTCGAAACGTTTGGCCTCGATGATCTCGCAGGGGTGCTCTGCGGCGGCAAACCCTTCGCCGCCCACCCCCGCCTCGATCCTGCGACCGGCGATTTGATCTCCTTTGGGGTGCGTACCGGCCTGCAGACGCTTCTGTATATCTACCGGCTCTCCCCCGACGGCGGCGTGCGCATCGAGAGCGAGCACACCGTGCCGGGCTTTGCCTTCGTGCACGATTTTGCGTTGAGCGAAAACTACTGGATCTTTTTTCAGAACCCGATGGCCCTCGATCCGCTGCCGTTTGTCCTGGGTTTCAAGGCGGCCGGGGAATGTCTGCGCCTCGCCCCCGGCGAACCGACGCGGATACTGCTCATTCCAAGAAACGGCGGGCCGGTGCAGACGATTGCCACAGACCCGTTCTTTGTCTTTCACCACGTCAACGCCTTCGAGCGGGAGGGCCGGATCGTCGTCGACAGCATCCGCTACGAAGAATACATCACCACCCAGGAGGACCGCGATTTTCGCCAGACCGACTTCAGCCGGTTGCCCGAAGGCTGGCTCTGGCGCACGCAGATCGACCCGGCCAACGGTCGGGTCGAGGCCCGACCCCTGCTCAGGCGCTCGGCCGAATTTCCCCAGGTGCATCCCGACCGCGTCGGGCGTCCCTACCGCTTCGCCTTTGCCGCCGCTGTCCACGCGGCGGGCCGCAACGCCCCTTTGCAGGCCATCGCCAAACTCGATGTCGAAACGGGCCAAGCGCTATTTCACAGCTTTGCTCCGTCCGGGTTCGTCAGCGAACCGATCTTCGTGCCCCGCCCGGACGGTACTGCCGAAGACGACGGCTGGCTATTGGCGATGGTCTACGATGCCCGGCGCGACAGGAGCGATCTGTGGATTCTGGATGGCCGGGATCTCAGCTGCCTGACCCGCCTCGGCCTCAAGCACCACGTTCCCTACAGCCTGCACGGCACCTTTGTTCCCGAAGTGTTTGTCCATTTTTGA
- a CDS encoding M16 family metallopeptidase, whose protein sequence is MKTLCWVLAAAVLLAPAAASAQTQTPPPPGPPPSVSYPTPVERTLVNGLRVIAVQRPNVPLVAAQLIVKSGSETDPPARPGIASLAADLLNKGTKTRSALEIAQAIDALGAELEASAGFDATRVEVSATTPQFGRAFAILAEVVRAPAFAPAEIARAKTQAISNLQLAYSNPSTLAQLVAQRLMYGEAPYGQPAEGTPTSVGAIARPDLERFHRTYFRPDNAVLVLGGDIAPEAAFAEAERVFGNWAKPAAPLPALPRDKRTAASRVVVIDQPEAGRTAVAVGKPVLRRADPAYIAGVVTNAVLTGYSGRLNAEVRIKRGLSYGASTSLVGRRDPGPFVAATLVDHTKAAEATQVVIDTLASLVGQPAGAEELKPRKAVVTGGFARSLETIDGLVNQVGTLALYGLPLGQINTFIGEAEAITPLKVQEFAAGYLQSNQSVVLVGNAKAFLPDLRRRFAERASRIEVILFNRLDLGRASLVRATGVAGK, encoded by the coding sequence ATGAAAACGTTGTGTTGGGTGCTGGCGGCAGCGGTGCTCCTCGCCCCAGCGGCAGCCTCTGCCCAGACGCAGACGCCGCCGCCCCCGGGACCCCCTCCTTCGGTGAGTTACCCGACCCCGGTCGAGCGCACCCTCGTCAACGGCCTGCGGGTGATCGCCGTGCAGCGCCCGAACGTGCCGCTGGTGGCCGCGCAGCTGATCGTCAAAAGCGGCAGCGAGACCGACCCGCCCGCCCGCCCCGGCATCGCTTCGCTCGCTGCCGATCTGCTCAACAAGGGGACCAAGACCCGCAGCGCCCTGGAGATTGCCCAGGCCATCGATGCGCTCGGAGCCGAACTGGAGGCAAGTGCCGGCTTCGATGCGACCCGCGTGGAAGTGAGTGCCACCACACCCCAGTTCGGGCGGGCCTTCGCGATCCTGGCAGAGGTGGTGCGCGCCCCCGCCTTTGCCCCGGCTGAAATTGCCCGGGCCAAAACCCAGGCGATCAGCAATCTGCAACTGGCCTACAGCAACCCTTCGACCCTGGCGCAGCTGGTGGCGCAGCGGCTGATGTACGGCGAAGCCCCCTACGGTCAACCGGCCGAGGGCACCCCCACATCGGTCGGCGCCATCGCCCGCCCCGATCTGGAGCGCTTCCACCGCACCTACTTCCGGCCGGACAACGCCGTGCTCGTGCTCGGAGGAGACATCGCCCCGGAGGCAGCTTTTGCCGAGGCCGAGCGCGTCTTCGGCAACTGGGCCAAACCCGCCGCACCGCTGCCTGCTTTGCCCAGGGACAAACGCACCGCTGCTTCCCGCGTCGTTGTGATCGATCAGCCCGAGGCGGGCCGCACGGCGGTGGCGGTCGGCAAACCCGTCCTCCGCCGCGCCGATCCGGCCTACATTGCGGGCGTGGTCACCAACGCCGTGCTCACCGGTTACTCCGGCCGGCTCAATGCCGAGGTGCGCATCAAGCGGGGACTGTCCTACGGCGCCAGTACCAGCCTGGTGGGCCGCCGCGATCCGGGTCCGTTTGTGGCTGCCACCCTGGTGGATCACACCAAAGCCGCCGAGGCCACCCAGGTGGTGATCGACACCCTCGCGAGCCTGGTAGGTCAACCGGCGGGCGCCGAAGAACTGAAGCCGCGCAAGGCGGTAGTCACCGGCGGCTTCGCCCGTTCGCTCGAAACCATCGACGGTCTGGTGAACCAGGTGGGCACCCTCGCCCTCTACGGCTTGCCCCTGGGGCAGATCAACACCTTCATCGGCGAGGCGGAGGCGATCACCCCCCTCAAAGTCCAGGAATTTGCCGCGGGCTATCTGCAGTCCAACCAATCGGTGGTGCTGGTGGGCAACGCCAAGGCGTTTCTGCCCGACTTGCGCAGGCGCTTTGCCGAGCGCGCCTCCCGCATCGAGGTGATTCTCTTCAATCGGCTCGATCTCGGTCGGGCGAGCCTGGTGCGTGCCACAGGAGTGGCCGGAAAGTGA
- a CDS encoding M16 family metallopeptidase → MNLTELFVGRFLLGLMLAGMLSLGAAVRAESEAVPLPPVQFSERTLANGLRVLLVEDHTSPTVAIQVAYHVGGKDDPPGRSGFAHLFEHLMFKGTANTKPETLDRLTEDVGGFNNAFTSEDITNYFEVVPSNYLETLLWAEADRLGSLVVDETNFKTERQVVIGEYDQRVLASPYGMLFELLDSKSYTVHPYRRGVIGNPAELNAATLEDVQNFHRTYYQPDNATLVVVGDFDPVQANRWIDQYFGAVPNNSRPIPRVSVVEPKQSVERRTTYYGANVPLPAVALVYHGPARSSPDRAALDVLENVLSQGQSARLYRTLVYEQQVASQVSSSADLREQPGLFVVYAILNAGKKPEQARALLDGEIAKLQQAPVPEAELAKAKTQLIAELVRGREQANDRATELVLATLVGGDPRQVNTALEEIQKLTAQDVQRVARQYLVPTNRTVIDYLPRAMPPAGPTKKERKSP, encoded by the coding sequence TTGAACTTGACGGAGCTGTTCGTGGGCCGTTTTTTGCTGGGCCTGATGCTGGCCGGTATGCTGTCGCTCGGGGCGGCGGTGCGGGCTGAGAGCGAGGCGGTTCCCCTACCGCCGGTTCAATTTAGCGAGCGCACCCTGGCCAACGGGCTGCGGGTGCTGTTGGTCGAAGATCACACCTCGCCGACGGTGGCCATCCAGGTCGCTTATCACGTCGGGGGCAAGGACGATCCGCCCGGCCGTTCGGGCTTTGCGCATCTGTTTGAGCACCTGATGTTCAAGGGAACGGCCAACACCAAACCGGAGACCCTCGACCGGCTCACCGAGGATGTGGGCGGCTTCAACAACGCCTTTACCTCCGAGGACATTACCAATTACTTCGAAGTGGTGCCCTCCAACTATCTGGAGACCCTTCTGTGGGCGGAGGCCGACCGCCTCGGGTCGCTCGTCGTCGATGAGACCAACTTCAAGACCGAGCGGCAGGTGGTGATTGGCGAGTATGACCAGCGCGTGCTGGCCAGTCCCTACGGCATGCTCTTCGAACTGCTCGACAGCAAATCCTACACGGTGCACCCTTACCGCCGGGGGGTGATCGGCAACCCGGCCGAACTGAACGCCGCCACCCTCGAAGATGTCCAGAATTTCCACCGCACCTACTACCAGCCCGACAACGCCACGCTGGTGGTGGTGGGGGATTTTGACCCCGTCCAGGCCAACCGGTGGATCGACCAGTACTTTGGGGCGGTGCCCAACAATTCCCGGCCGATTCCGCGGGTGAGCGTCGTCGAGCCCAAGCAAAGCGTCGAGCGGCGCACGACGTACTACGGCGCCAATGTGCCGCTGCCGGCGGTGGCGCTGGTCTACCATGGCCCGGCGCGCTCCAGTCCCGACCGGGCTGCCCTCGATGTGCTGGAGAATGTGCTTTCGCAAGGGCAGAGCGCCCGGCTCTACCGCACCCTGGTCTACGAACAGCAGGTGGCCTCCCAGGTGTCCTCGAGCGCGGATCTGCGCGAGCAGCCGGGGCTGTTTGTGGTCTACGCCATCTTGAACGCGGGCAAAAAGCCCGAGCAGGCCCGCGCCCTGCTCGACGGCGAAATCGCCAAGCTGCAGCAAGCGCCGGTACCGGAGGCGGAACTGGCCAAGGCCAAGACCCAACTGATTGCTGAACTGGTGCGCGGCCGGGAGCAGGCCAACGACCGCGCCACCGAGCTGGTGCTTGCCACGCTGGTAGGCGGGGATCCCAGGCAAGTCAACACCGCCCTCGAAGAGATCCAGAAATTGACCGCCCAGGACGTGCAGCGCGTCGCCCGCCAGTATCTGGTGCCCACCAACCGCACCGTCATCGACTACCTGCCCCGGGCGATGCCACCGGCCGGACCCACCAAAAAGGAGCGCAAGTCGCCATGA